A genome region from Sus scrofa isolate TJ Tabasco breed Duroc unplaced genomic scaffold, Sscrofa11.1 Contig1206, whole genome shotgun sequence includes the following:
- the TMEM203 gene encoding transmembrane protein 203, which produces MLFSLRELVQWLGFATFEIFVHLLALLVFSVLLALRVDGLAPGLSWWNVFVPFFAADGLSTYFTTIVSVRLFQDGEKRLAVLRLFWVLTVLSLKFVFEMLLCQKLVEQTRELWFGLITSPVFILLQLLMIRACRVN; this is translated from the coding sequence ATGCTTTTCTCGCTCCGGGAGCTGGTGCAGTGGCTGGGCTTCGCTACCTTCGAGATCTTCGTGCACCTCTTAGCCCTGTTGGTGTTCTCCGTGCTGCTGGCCCTGCGTGTGGATGGCCTGGCTCCCGGCCTCTCCTGGTGGAACGTGTTCGTGCCCTTCTTCGCAGCGGACGGGCTCAGCACCTACTTCACCACTATCGTCTCCGTGCGCCTCTTCCAGGACGGAGAGAAGCGGCTGGCCGTGCTCCGCCTTTTCTGGGTCCTCACAGTTCTTAGCCTCAAGTTCGTCTTCGAGATGTTGTTGTGCCAGAAGCTGGTGGAGCAGACTCGGGAGCTCTGGTTCGGCCTGATCACGTCCCCGGTGTTCATTCTTCTGCAGCTGCTCATGATCCGTGCCTGCCGGGTCAACTAG